The Anastrepha ludens isolate Willacy chromosome 2, idAnaLude1.1, whole genome shotgun sequence genome contains a region encoding:
- the LOC128856128 gene encoding ATP synthase subunit beta, mitochondrial-like yields MNAMIVPDYPGGKLVLEVFHHLGGGVVRSVAMDSTEGLRRGQKVLDTGYPIRVPVGKQCLGRIMNVVGDPVDERGPIQSNFNSFIHADPPEMVDLTVSPTLLETGIKVIDLLTPYVKGGKIGLFGGAGVVFVGAGERTREGNDLYMEMIESKVISIKDDSSKVVLVYGQMNEPPGARSRVVLTGLTIAEYFRDIDGQDVLLFIDNIFRFTQAGAEISALLGRIPSAVGYQPTLGTDMGAMQERITSTKNGSITSVQAVYVPADDLTDPAPAATFAHLDATTVLSRATAELGIYPAVDPLDSTSRIMDPTIVGEEHYNVARGVQKTLQSYKSLQDIIAILGMDELSEDDRLIVARARKIQRFLSQPFQVAEVFTGHPGKMVSVDKTVEGFKRLLDGEMDDLPEIAFYMVGDINDAIEKARNLAIAMSVEK; encoded by the exons ATGAATGCAATGATTGTACCAGATTATCCAGGCGGAAAACTGGTTTTGGAG GTATTTCATCATCTTGGTGGCGGTGTCGTGCGTTCCGTGGCAATGGACAGTACGGAAGGACTGCGTCGTGGCCAAAAGGTACTTGATACTGGTTATCCAATCAGAGTGCCCGTGGGAAAACAATGCTTGGGTCGCATCATGAATGTTGTTGGCGATCCAGTTGATGAGCGTGGTCCAATTCAGTCTAATTTCAATTCATTCATACATGCAGACCCCCCGGAGATGGTAGATTTAACCGTGAGCCCAACATTACTAGAAACCGGCATAAAG GTCATTGATCTGTTGACtccatatgtaaagggtgggaAAATTGGCCTTTTCGGAGGTGCCGGTGTAG TATTTGTTGGCGCTGGTGAGCGTACTCGAGAAGGTAATGATCtctatatggaaatgattgAGTCCAAAGTCATTTCTATCAAAGATGACAGTTCGAAAGTAGTCTTGGTATATGGGCAAATGAATGAACCACCTGGGGCACGGTCGCGTGTTGTATTAACTGGTCTTACAATAGCAGAGTACTTCCGTGACATAGATGGACAAGATGTGTTACTATTCATTGATAATATCTTCCGTTTTACACAGGCGGGTGCTGAAATTTCAGCACTACTGGGACGTATACCATCTGCTGTTGGGTATCAACCTACGTTAGGTACAGATATGG GTGCAATGCAGGAGCGAATCACTAGCACCAAAAATGGTTCCATAACTTCCGTTCAAGCTGTTTATGTGCCTGCTGATGATCTCACTGACCCAGCACCCGCTGCTACCTTCGCACATTTGGATGCCACCACAGTATTGTCGCGTGCTACTGCCGAGTTAGGAATTTATCCAGCGGTGGATCCCTTGGATTCAACATCACGTATAATGGATCCAACCATTGTGGGTGAAGAACACTATAATGTAGCTAGGGGCGTACAAAAGACGCTACAATCGTATAAATCACTGCag GATATAATTGCTATTCTTGGAATGGACGAGCTCTCCGAAGATGACAGATTGATTGTGGCACGCGCTCGTAAGATTCAACGTTTCCTCTCACAACCTTTTCAAGTGGCGGAAGTATTTACTGGACATCCTGGAAAAATGGTATCCGTTGACAAGACTGTGGAGGGTTTCAAACGCCTTCTTGACGGAGAAATGGATGACTTGCCGGAGATTGCTTTTTATATGGTCGGTGATATAAATGATGCTATCGAAAAGGCCAGAAATTTGGCAATAGCAATGtccgtggaaaaataa
- the LOC128856072 gene encoding uncharacterized protein LOC128856072 → MACLLRYLQHPALALKHSFLPTPQHGRFFNVPKFNKQFLFRHFSASADANDHDERKEPGSDYSPPKKCEDEQDEEKARPLSAGCGGFGEVEQDKADSKGTACQDM, encoded by the exons ATGGCTTGCCTTTTGCGATATTTGCAGCATCCGGCCTTAG CTTTAAAGCATTCATTTCTTCCAACACCACAACATGGAAGATTTTTCAATGTGCCAAAGTTTAATAAGCAATTTTTGTTCAGACACTTCTCCGCGTCGG CGGATGCCAACGATCATGATGAAAGAAAGGAACCCGGCTCAGATTATTCACCTCCGAAAAAATGCGAAGATGAGCAGGATGAAGAAAAAGCTAGGCCATTATCTGCTGGTTGTGGAGGTTTTGGAGAAGTAGAGCAGGATAAAGCGGATTCCAAAGGAACAGCATGTCAAGAT ATGTGA